From a single Solirubrobacterales bacterium genomic region:
- a CDS encoding class II aldolase/adducin family protein, whose amino-acid sequence MVEAFGHVSARSGDGFLITATRPLGSATAADIQRVDSEGIPAEDAVDLPLEAPLHAAVYAARPDIGAICRTHSPAAVRAGARAEVPPLTHGLGGLSGEIRLCERIDLVTDAGAGREIAVALGGADCLLIRANGAIATGADLAGAVVRARYLEERCELSADAPDGAAIGTRELESRSVWFDQERARAWAWMRWRYGKAS is encoded by the coding sequence CTGGTCGAGGCCTTCGGGCACGTCTCGGCGCGCTCCGGGGACGGCTTCCTGATCACCGCGACCCGGCCGCTCGGCAGCGCCACCGCCGCCGACATCCAGCGGGTGGACAGCGAGGGAATCCCGGCTGAGGACGCGGTCGACCTGCCACTCGAGGCGCCGCTGCACGCCGCCGTCTACGCGGCCCGTCCCGACATCGGGGCGATCTGCCGCACCCACTCCCCGGCGGCGGTGCGGGCCGGGGCGCGGGCCGAAGTGCCACCGCTCACCCACGGTCTCGGCGGGCTTTCCGGCGAGATCCGGCTCTGCGAACGGATCGATCTGGTTACCGATGCCGGGGCAGGCAGGGAGATCGCGGTCGCACTCGGCGGCGCTGACTGTCTGCTGATCCGGGCCAACGGTGCGATCGCCACCGGGGCCGACCTCGCCGGAGCGGTGGTCCGGGCCCGCTACCTCGAGGAACGATGCGAGCTCTCGGCCGACGCGCCGGACGGGGCCGCTATCGGAACCCGTGAACTTGAATCCCGCTCCGTCTGGTTTGACCAGGAAAGAGCCCGTGCCTGGGCCTGGATGAGGTGGAGGTACGGGAAGGCGTCCTGA
- a CDS encoding isochorismatase family protein — MANVWDDVLPEEDRQVFEQAGWGRDVGFGEKPVLLVVDVIYNFVGDRPEPILESIKKWRYSCGERGWEGVKHLERLIAVAREKQIPIVYTGMDRRPDGFDQGAWNWKSHRAGDASDIKGSLGNEVVEEVKPEPQDIYFVKDKPSAFHGTHLLDYLIYLGADTVITTGTTTSGCVRASAVDATQYNYRSIVPEECVWDRSMISHKVNLLDIQMKYGDVKKTDQVIEYFRSLPDRPCGPNTPTGVANTDQEVPA, encoded by the coding sequence ATGGCAAACGTATGGGATGACGTCCTCCCCGAGGAGGACCGGCAGGTATTCGAACAGGCCGGCTGGGGCAGGGACGTCGGCTTCGGCGAGAAGCCGGTCCTGCTGGTTGTGGACGTGATCTACAACTTCGTCGGCGACAGGCCCGAACCGATCCTCGAGTCGATCAAGAAGTGGCGCTACTCCTGTGGCGAACGGGGCTGGGAGGGCGTCAAACACCTCGAACGGCTGATCGCAGTCGCCCGCGAGAAGCAGATCCCGATCGTCTACACCGGCATGGACCGGCGACCCGACGGCTTCGACCAGGGCGCCTGGAACTGGAAGAGCCACCGGGCCGGTGACGCCTCCGACATCAAGGGCTCGCTCGGCAACGAGGTGGTCGAGGAAGTCAAGCCGGAGCCACAGGACATCTACTTCGTCAAGGACAAGCCGAGCGCCTTTCACGGCACCCACCTGCTCGACTACCTGATCTACCTCGGGGCGGACACGGTGATCACCACCGGCACCACCACCTCCGGCTGCGTCCGGGCGAGCGCGGTCGACGCGACCCAGTACAACTACCGCTCGATTGTGCCCGAGGAGTGCGTCTGGGACCGCTCGATGATCTCCCACAAGGTCAATCTGCTGGACATCCAGATGAAGTACGGCGACGTGAAGAAGACCGATCAGGTGATCGAGTACTTTCGTTCGCTGCCGGACCGTCCCTGCGGCCCGAACACGCCGACCGGCGTGGCCAACACCGACCAGGAGGTGCCCGCATGA
- a CDS encoding amidohydrolase family protein: protein MSSTLEVRNLGGMVTGRLDDPVATPEVIRVEDGLITSFEPGPEPDRVLDAHGAVAAPGLIDSHAHVVFGDWTPRQSALGWIESSLHGGVTMMMSASEVHLPGRPHDREGVKSLAIAAQRAFADYRPGGVKVLAGSVIMEPSLTPEDFVELREKGVSLAKVGFGDFSPQADAAPLVRAAQENGFVVMNHTGGASIPDSSPVTIEDVLALGCDIIGHANGGTTALPDADLPRLFDAPGAIQLVQAGNLRSSIAIMDHAYDLDSLDRIVLATDTPTGTGVMPLGMIKTVCEISSLCGLAAPKALALATGNNAAVLGRPEGILEPGHPADLFLMFRPLGSSCDGPLESIENGDIPGIAAVIADGELRALRSRNTPAPDGACELKGEA from the coding sequence GTGAGTTCCACACTCGAGGTCCGCAACCTCGGTGGCATGGTCACCGGTCGGCTGGACGACCCGGTGGCCACCCCCGAGGTGATCCGGGTGGAGGACGGCCTGATCACCTCCTTCGAGCCCGGACCGGAACCGGACCGGGTCCTGGATGCTCACGGGGCGGTCGCAGCCCCGGGCCTGATCGACTCCCACGCGCACGTCGTCTTCGGCGACTGGACCCCTCGCCAGAGCGCCCTCGGCTGGATCGAGTCCTCACTCCACGGCGGGGTGACGATGATGATGTCCGCCTCCGAGGTCCACCTTCCCGGTCGCCCTCACGACCGGGAAGGTGTGAAGTCCCTGGCGATCGCCGCCCAGCGGGCATTCGCCGACTACCGGCCCGGCGGGGTCAAGGTGCTGGCCGGCTCGGTGATCATGGAGCCGTCCCTCACCCCGGAGGACTTCGTCGAGCTCAGGGAGAAGGGCGTCTCCCTGGCCAAAGTGGGGTTCGGCGACTTTTCGCCCCAGGCCGATGCCGCCCCGCTGGTCCGGGCCGCCCAGGAAAACGGTTTCGTGGTGATGAATCACACCGGCGGGGCCTCGATCCCCGACTCCTCTCCGGTCACGATCGAGGACGTGCTCGCGCTCGGCTGCGACATCATCGGCCACGCCAACGGCGGCACAACCGCCCTGCCGGATGCCGATCTGCCTCGCCTGTTCGATGCTCCCGGTGCGATTCAGCTGGTCCAGGCGGGTAACCTGAGATCCTCGATCGCGATCATGGATCACGCCTACGATCTCGACTCGCTCGACCGGATCGTGCTTGCCACCGATACCCCCACCGGCACCGGAGTCATGCCCCTCGGGATGATCAAGACGGTCTGCGAAATCTCCTCGCTCTGCGGACTCGCCGCGCCCAAGGCGCTGGCCCTGGCCACCGGTAACAACGCCGCGGTGTTGGGTCGGCCGGAGGGCATTCTGGAGCCCGGCCATCCGGCCGACCTCTTTCTGATGTTCCGTCCGCTCGGCTCGTCCTGCGACGGCCCGCTCGAATCGATCGAGAACGGAGACATCCCCGGGATCGCGGCGGTCATCGCCGACGGCGAGCTCCGGGCGCTGCGCTCAAGAAATACACCTGCCCCCGACGGGGCCTGCGAACTCAAAGGAGAGGCATGA
- a CDS encoding ABC transporter substrate-binding protein, with translation MSFTQHRKRFLAALLASMVLVAGLAACGGSSDDSGSGDTGSTQDATLVLDFIPGAVHAGIYEAQKAGYYKDNGINLKIIEPTSTADTLKLIDAGKADFGLADGIDLASQIEQGREAKGIMAMLQRPPGGLITLKKDNIATPADLAGKTVGVTGVPSDNAILDTIMADAGASSDDAKVVTIGFNGVQALESGKVQAFTGFIPADAVQVEADGQPTKSFSLDENGGPSYPGLVAFSTESRIKDKPDLMKGFVEATIKGYQDALEDPAKAIDDLISQTQGIDKELATKSFEQWVPLMGPADTYGQFDQKNLESLSSFLVENELAKEPIAPDRYATNEFTGGAELTAGK, from the coding sequence ATGAGTTTCACGCAACACCGCAAGCGTTTTCTGGCAGCACTGCTGGCTTCCATGGTCTTGGTGGCCGGTCTGGCCGCATGTGGCGGCAGCAGCGACGATTCCGGCTCCGGTGATACCGGATCCACCCAGGACGCGACTCTGGTTCTGGACTTCATCCCGGGTGCCGTCCACGCCGGGATCTACGAAGCCCAGAAGGCCGGTTACTACAAGGACAACGGAATCAACCTGAAGATCATCGAGCCGACCTCGACCGCCGACACGCTCAAGCTGATCGACGCCGGCAAGGCCGACTTCGGTCTGGCCGACGGCATCGATCTCGCCTCGCAGATCGAGCAGGGCCGTGAGGCAAAGGGGATCATGGCGATGCTTCAGCGTCCCCCCGGTGGTCTGATCACCCTGAAGAAGGACAACATCGCAACCCCGGCCGATCTGGCGGGCAAAACGGTTGGCGTTACCGGCGTTCCGTCGGACAACGCGATCCTGGACACGATCATGGCTGACGCGGGCGCCAGTTCCGACGACGCCAAGGTCGTGACCATCGGGTTCAACGGCGTGCAGGCGCTTGAGTCCGGCAAGGTCCAGGCGTTCACCGGTTTCATTCCGGCAGACGCGGTCCAGGTCGAGGCCGACGGCCAGCCGACCAAGTCGTTCAGCCTGGACGAGAACGGGGGCCCCTCCTACCCGGGTCTCGTCGCCTTCTCGACCGAGTCCCGGATCAAGGACAAGCCGGACCTGATGAAGGGCTTCGTCGAAGCCACGATCAAGGGTTACCAGGATGCGCTGGAAGATCCGGCCAAGGCGATCGACGACCTGATCTCGCAGACCCAGGGGATCGACAAGGAACTGGCGACCAAGTCGTTCGAGCAGTGGGTGCCGCTGATGGGCCCGGCTGATACCTACGGCCAGTTCGACCAGAAGAACCTCGAGTCGCTGTCGTCCTTCCTCGTGGAGAACGAACTCGCCAAGGAGCCGATCGCTCCGGATCGTTACGCGACCAACGAGTTCACCGGTGGCGCCGAGCTGACCGCCGGCAAGTAG
- a CDS encoding amino acid synthesis family protein: MSSDSHGDQLGLGVEVRKIVTLVEEVHTEGGRSDGTPLKKAAVAVVFRNPYAGEPFTEDLSALIDASPALGRLIGERVNEALDGEVESHGKAVVVGTDGEQEHGNAAKTTAFGNPFREGFGGGKAWLPSTTKRCAPGASVDVPLCYKDEIWIRSHYDTITIQVADAPAADEIMLIGAVASRGRLNARVGGKTKDEVA; this comes from the coding sequence ATGAGCAGCGATTCCCACGGCGACCAACTCGGCCTCGGGGTCGAGGTCCGCAAGATCGTCACCCTCGTCGAGGAGGTCCACACCGAGGGGGGACGCTCCGACGGCACCCCGCTGAAGAAGGCGGCGGTGGCGGTGGTCTTCCGGAACCCCTACGCCGGCGAGCCCTTTACCGAGGATCTCTCGGCCCTGATCGACGCCTCCCCGGCGCTCGGCAGGCTGATCGGCGAACGGGTGAACGAGGCGCTCGACGGCGAAGTCGAGTCACACGGCAAGGCCGTGGTGGTCGGCACGGACGGAGAACAGGAACACGGTAACGCGGCCAAGACCACCGCTTTCGGCAACCCCTTCCGTGAGGGGTTCGGCGGCGGCAAGGCCTGGCTCCCCTCGACCACCAAGCGCTGCGCTCCGGGGGCCAGCGTGGACGTTCCGCTCTGCTACAAGGACGAGATCTGGATCCGCTCCCACTACGACACGATCACGATCCAGGTCGCCGACGCGCCGGCCGCTGACGAGATCATGCTGATCGGGGCGGTTGCCTCCCGCGGTCGCCTCAACGCCCGGGTCGGCGGCAAGACCAAGGACGAGGTCGCGTAG
- a CDS encoding urea carboxylase-associated family protein: protein MTELIEEVIVPASEARTIEVKKGQTLEMVDLEGQQVGDVAIWMAADPTEYFSPSHTVSTLSKLVPEVGDSILSNHRTPMMKITRDDVGRHDLIVPCCDPERYSIDYDTPGHRSCLGSLEEAIEGRDLPLRGEMCWNVFMNNQLEDGRIVTYEPPHPAGSTIALEALEDVTVALSACPQDISAVNAYNPTPMALRVRSGD, encoded by the coding sequence ATGACCGAGCTGATCGAAGAGGTGATCGTTCCCGCCAGCGAGGCGCGGACGATCGAGGTGAAGAAGGGTCAGACCCTCGAGATGGTCGACCTGGAGGGCCAGCAGGTGGGCGACGTCGCGATCTGGATGGCCGCCGACCCGACCGAGTACTTCTCGCCCAGCCACACCGTCTCGACCCTGTCAAAGCTGGTTCCGGAGGTGGGCGACTCGATCCTCTCCAATCACCGCACCCCGATGATGAAGATCACCCGGGACGACGTCGGCCGTCACGACCTGATCGTCCCCTGCTGCGATCCCGAGCGCTACTCGATCGACTACGACACCCCGGGCCACCGCTCCTGCCTGGGCTCGCTCGAGGAAGCGATCGAGGGCCGGGACCTTCCCCTCCGGGGCGAGATGTGCTGGAACGTGTTCATGAACAACCAGCTTGAGGACGGCAGGATCGTCACCTACGAACCGCCGCATCCGGCCGGATCGACGATCGCCCTGGAGGCCCTGGAGGACGTGACCGTGGCCCTCTCCGCCTGTCCCCAGGACATCTCGGCAGTGAATGCCTACAACCCGACCCCGATGGCACTTCGGGTCAGGAGCGGCGACTGA
- a CDS encoding amidohydrolase family protein, with translation MSEVREVDLVITGGTVVSPSGTRKMGVAVDDGKIVAVTEDRFLPPAKKTVDANGLHVIPGLVDTEAHPGCYSPLKDDLMSESQAAAAAGVTTWGIHAPSTRMGHPEFAEFVQKEDVVSFHDSFPYFEEAVESDSAIDVFATYMLETDQQAAEIPEYAKDHGVTSFKLYLQAMSPESEPNWPGRRAGLGAGFDDGVIWVAMENVAALGRPGIVCMHCENWEVARIFDKRLKDQGRTDWATWSDRSPHYLESSHIRWYGDMAAHLGCPIYIQHSTTPESYKEILELRGRGVECHAQTGPHWLHFGKEEHNAWRINVPLRSRHNNPNIWSAIQAGIINSVGSDHVVAWGDAGYEASYNENIWELKTGFTSRVEMLLPVLLNGVNQGKISLERMVEVACSEPAKIFGVYPQKGLIEVGADADIVLVDLDKEVTVKNENVLTRSGWTCIMDHTLKGWAVGTFLRGTQVARWEDGAPKPEYIGNSEGRYLRREPGQDLLPVAGGSGVRAEVRPEVKIGPNDEGA, from the coding sequence ATGAGTGAAGTTCGAGAGGTAGATCTGGTCATTACCGGCGGGACGGTTGTCTCCCCGAGCGGCACCCGCAAGATGGGGGTAGCGGTCGACGACGGCAAGATCGTCGCGGTGACCGAGGACCGGTTCCTGCCGCCGGCGAAGAAGACGGTTGACGCGAACGGACTTCACGTGATTCCGGGCCTGGTCGACACCGAGGCCCATCCCGGTTGCTACTCGCCGCTGAAGGACGACCTGATGAGTGAATCCCAGGCGGCCGCCGCGGCCGGGGTCACCACCTGGGGAATCCACGCCCCGTCCACCCGGATGGGCCACCCCGAGTTCGCCGAGTTCGTACAGAAGGAAGACGTGGTCTCCTTCCATGACTCCTTCCCGTACTTCGAGGAGGCGGTCGAGTCCGACTCCGCGATCGATGTCTTCGCCACCTACATGCTGGAAACCGACCAGCAGGCGGCCGAGATCCCCGAGTACGCCAAGGACCACGGCGTCACCTCCTTCAAGCTTTACCTCCAGGCGATGAGCCCCGAGTCCGAACCCAACTGGCCCGGCCGCCGCGCCGGTCTCGGCGCCGGATTCGACGACGGCGTGATCTGGGTGGCGATGGAGAACGTGGCCGCCCTGGGCCGCCCCGGCATCGTCTGCATGCACTGCGAGAACTGGGAGGTCGCCCGGATCTTCGACAAGCGCCTCAAGGATCAGGGCCGGACCGACTGGGCCACCTGGTCGGACCGCTCGCCCCACTATCTCGAGTCCTCCCACATCCGCTGGTACGGGGACATGGCCGCCCATCTCGGTTGCCCGATCTACATCCAGCACTCCACCACCCCGGAGAGCTACAAGGAGATCCTCGAACTGCGCGGTCGCGGGGTCGAGTGTCACGCCCAGACCGGGCCGCACTGGCTCCACTTCGGCAAGGAGGAGCACAACGCCTGGCGGATCAACGTGCCGCTCCGCTCCCGCCACAACAACCCGAACATCTGGTCGGCGATCCAGGCCGGGATCATCAACTCGGTCGGCTCCGATCACGTGGTCGCCTGGGGTGACGCCGGCTACGAAGCCTCCTACAACGAGAACATCTGGGAGCTCAAGACCGGCTTCACCTCACGGGTCGAGATGCTGCTCCCGGTGCTTCTGAACGGCGTAAACCAAGGCAAGATCAGCCTCGAACGGATGGTCGAGGTGGCCTGCTCCGAACCGGCGAAGATCTTCGGGGTCTACCCGCAGAAGGGTCTGATCGAGGTCGGCGCCGACGCCGACATCGTTCTGGTCGACCTCGACAAGGAGGTCACCGTCAAGAACGAAAACGTGCTGACCCGCTCCGGCTGGACCTGCATCATGGATCACACCCTCAAGGGCTGGGCGGTCGGCACCTTCCTCCGCGGCACCCAGGTCGCCCGGTGGGAAGATGGCGCGCCGAAGCCGGAGTACATCGGCAACTCCGAGGGTCGGTACCTCAGACGGGAGCCGGGTCAGGATCTGCTTCCGGTCGCCGGTGGCAGCGGTGTCCGGGCCGAGGTTCGCCCGGAAGTGAAGATCGGTCCCAACGACGAGGGTGCCTGA
- a CDS encoding ABC transporter ATP-binding protein translates to MASKLTIEGLSKIYRGTGGAENVTALKDVAIEIGDGEFVSIVGPSGCGKSTLFNIIAGLIRPSSGTVLLDGRQRDDLLGSVGYMPQRDCLMPWRSVLENTTLGLELTGVKRKEARQQALAEFARFGLAGFEDQWPAKLSGGMKQRAALLRTFLAGRDLMLLDEPFGALDALTRANMQQWLLDVWSQNRKTILFVTHDVEEAIFLSDRVYVMSGRPGRVSLCVDVKIERPRRPEISMSPEFLLLKQKLLRPLEMAAAPDGSFPVDRPTVEENL, encoded by the coding sequence GTGGCTTCGAAGCTCACAATCGAGGGTCTCTCCAAGATCTATCGCGGCACCGGCGGCGCCGAGAACGTGACCGCCCTGAAGGACGTCGCAATCGAGATCGGGGACGGGGAGTTCGTTTCGATCGTCGGGCCTTCGGGCTGCGGCAAGTCGACCCTGTTCAACATCATCGCCGGGCTGATCCGGCCGTCGAGCGGCACCGTGCTGCTCGACGGTCGGCAGCGCGACGACCTGCTCGGCTCGGTCGGCTACATGCCGCAACGGGACTGCCTGATGCCCTGGCGGTCGGTCCTCGAGAACACCACGCTCGGGCTTGAACTGACCGGCGTGAAACGGAAGGAAGCCAGGCAGCAGGCTCTGGCCGAGTTCGCCCGGTTCGGGCTGGCCGGCTTCGAGGATCAGTGGCCGGCCAAGCTTTCGGGCGGGATGAAGCAGCGTGCGGCGCTGCTTCGCACCTTCCTGGCCGGCCGGGATCTGATGCTTCTGGACGAACCGTTCGGAGCGCTGGACGCCCTGACCCGCGCCAACATGCAGCAGTGGCTCCTGGATGTCTGGAGCCAGAACCGCAAGACCATCCTCTTCGTCACCCATGACGTCGAGGAGGCAATCTTTCTCTCCGACCGGGTGTATGTGATGTCCGGCCGGCCCGGCCGGGTCTCGCTCTGCGTGGACGTGAAGATCGAGCGTCCGCGCCGACCCGAGATCTCGATGTCCCCCGAGTTCCTGCTGCTCAAGCAGAAGCTGCTCAGGCCGCTCGAGATGGCGGCAGCACCCGATGGCAGTTTCCCGGTCGACCGTCCCACCGTGGAGGAGAACCTCTGA